Genomic window (Streptomyces sp. LX-29):
GTGTGCGCCGTCTCGTCCGGCGGGCGAAGGGCGGGCACAGCGCCCCGGGCCCGTTAGGCTCGTGTCGCAGAACCCAGACACATACGAAGGAGACCCTCGTGCCGTCCATCGACGTCGTCGTAGCTCGCGAGATCCTCGACTCGCGAGGCAACCCCACGGTCGAGGTCGAGGTCGGCCTCGACGACGGCAGCACGGGTCGTGCTGCCGTGCCGTCCGGCGCCTCGACCGGCGCCTTCGAGGCCCTCGAACTGCGTGACGGGGACAAGAACCGCTACAACGGCAAGGGCGTCGAGAAGGCCGTCCTCGCCGTCATCGAGCAGATCGGCCCGGAGCTCGTCGGCTACGACGCCACCGAGCAGCGCCTGATCGACCAGGCGATGTTCGACCTGGACGCCACCCCGGACAAGTCCTCGCTCGGCGCCAACGCCATCCTGGGCGTCTCCCTGGCCGTCGCCCACGCCGCCTCCGAGGCGTCCGACCTCCCGCTCTTCCGGTACCTGGGTGGCCCCAACGCCCACCTGCTGCCGGTCCCGATGATGAACATCCTGAACGGCGGCTCGCACGCCGACTCCAACGTGGACATCCAGGAGTTCATGATCGCGCCGGTCGGCGCGGAGTCCTTCTCCGAGGCGCTGCGCTGGGGCACCGAGGTCTACCACACCCTCAAGTCGGTGCTGAAGGAGCGCGGCCTCTCCACCGGCCTCGGCGACGAGGGCGGCTTCGCCCCGAACCTCGACTCCAACCGCGAGGCGCTGGACCTGATCCTGGAGGCGATCCAGAAGGCCGGCTACACCCCGGGCCAGGACATCGCGCTGGCGCTGGACGTCGCCGCCTCCGAGTTCTACAAGGACGGCTCCTACGTCTTCGAGGGCCAGGAGCGCACCGCCGCCCAGATGACCGAGTACTACGCCGAGCTCGTCGAGGCGTACCCGCTGGTCTCCATCGAGGACCCGCTGTTCGAGGACGACTGGGACGGCTGGAAGACCATCACCGCCAAGCTCGGCGACAAGGTCCAGCTCGTCGGCGACGACCTGTTCGTCACCAACCCGGAGCGCCTCGGCCGCGGCATCGAGGAGGGCGCCGCCAACGCCCTGCTGGTCAAGGTCAACCAGATCGGCTCGCTCACCGAGACCCTGGACGCCGTCGAGCTGGCCCAGCGCAGCGGCTTCAAGTGCATGATGTCCCACCGCTCCGGCGAGACCGAGGACGTCACCATCGCCGACCTGGCCGTCGCCACCAACTGCGGCCAGATCAAGACCGGTGCCCCGGCCCGCTCCGAGCGTGTCGCCAAGTACAACCAGCTGCTGCGCATCGAGGAGATCCTCGACGACGCCGCGGTGTACGCGGGTCGCAGCGCGTTTCCCCGCTTCAAGGGCTGACGCCCTGAAGCTCGGCTTCCCGCGCTTCAAGGGCTGACGAACACCGCCGGTCACGGCGATGCGTCCAGCTTCCGTACGTCCCCGGCCGCGGTCCCGTACCGTGTCCGGGGACGTACGTGCGTATGTGTCACGGCTGACGGGGAGGCGGGAGATGGCTCGGGACCGGGATCGGTTCTCCACCGCGACCAGGCTGAAGGCGCTCGGCGGCCAGGCCGCCGCCCGGGTCTACCGCGCGCGCACCCCGCGCCGCGGCCGCCTCACCGGGCGCGCCGCCCTGCTCGCGTTGGTCCTCTGCTCCCTCGTCGTCGCCCTCGCCTATCCGACACGACAGTTCGTCTCGCAGCGCTCGGACATCGCCGACCAGCGGCGCCAGGCGGAGGAGGCGCGCGAGGACGTCAAGCGGCTGCGCGAGGAGAAGGCGCGGCTGCAGGACCCGGCGTACATCGAGCGGCTCGCCCGCGAACACCTGCACTACGTCCGGCCGGGCGAGACCGGCTACAGCGTGCTGGGTGGCGGCGGTCCGGGCGACCGCGTCGACAGCCGGGCCGCCGCCGACCAGCCCTGGTACCGCAATCTGTGGGACGGTGTGGACGCCGCGGACCGGCAGCCGTCCCGCTGAC
Coding sequences:
- the eno gene encoding phosphopyruvate hydratase, with translation MPSIDVVVAREILDSRGNPTVEVEVGLDDGSTGRAAVPSGASTGAFEALELRDGDKNRYNGKGVEKAVLAVIEQIGPELVGYDATEQRLIDQAMFDLDATPDKSSLGANAILGVSLAVAHAASEASDLPLFRYLGGPNAHLLPVPMMNILNGGSHADSNVDIQEFMIAPVGAESFSEALRWGTEVYHTLKSVLKERGLSTGLGDEGGFAPNLDSNREALDLILEAIQKAGYTPGQDIALALDVAASEFYKDGSYVFEGQERTAAQMTEYYAELVEAYPLVSIEDPLFEDDWDGWKTITAKLGDKVQLVGDDLFVTNPERLGRGIEEGAANALLVKVNQIGSLTETLDAVELAQRSGFKCMMSHRSGETEDVTIADLAVATNCGQIKTGAPARSERVAKYNQLLRIEEILDDAAVYAGRSAFPRFKG
- a CDS encoding septum formation initiator family protein gives rise to the protein MARDRDRFSTATRLKALGGQAAARVYRARTPRRGRLTGRAALLALVLCSLVVALAYPTRQFVSQRSDIADQRRQAEEAREDVKRLREEKARLQDPAYIERLAREHLHYVRPGETGYSVLGGGGPGDRVDSRAAADQPWYRNLWDGVDAADRQPSR